A region of the Labeo rohita strain BAU-BD-2019 chromosome 5, IGBB_LRoh.1.0, whole genome shotgun sequence genome:
CttcacatttaacattttacaagaaaactaacatttttactaaaatgtaaaacatttttgggtCCAATTTCATTCATATCCCTCTAAGGTACGGagttgccatatggcaacaaTTACTTTCCACTTTTTTCCGTTGTTAATTAAAAGGGCCAGCCTTAAGGTAGTCAGTGATATGCTGTTTTTAAGCCACATGACATTTGGATGTTCctccaaaacacttttttcccACTGTCACCCCAACATGGAGGACACCTGTTGTACTCCAGAAATTGCTCTGTAAACCCAATTTCTGAATGTCTCTTTTcaactgagatttttttttgcatcatcttTGGTTagtaaattacacattttttattcagaaatcaatctaacatagtttttctgtaaaatgagaaaatatcaaTGTTGTCATATGGCAACACTCTACCACTATGGAAAAATAGGTATATTGCCATATGGCAACACTATACCACAGTGGAACTGAAGTAATGTATTTCCCCATTGGGATTTTTTATAGATAGTAACATCAATAATttgattgtaattatttatttatttgcagtgtttattgtagtatatgtgtatttatgtataaataaggAAATGATTTAGTCCtttcaaaaaatgaatacaacaaTATTTTATGGAAAGGGCAATAGGAAGAGTGCAGAGTTGCCTCTTCTATGTGATGACAATGAGGATGAGTTAGCCAATGAGTGTGCATGTGTAtatgtgtctgtatgtgtgtgtggcagaTTTTGATGGAAATTAAGATACAtcaatttctaaaataaatgtgcatttgaattgaaaagtaaatcataatttaatttttttaaaaaaaaaaaaaaagtaattttgggACATTTTCCATTGTGGTACATTGTTGCCATATGGCAATGTTTTCCTAAATACCCTcccaaagtaaaataaaaacttctgtgaaaaaatatttcatggtTACAACATAATGCGTACCATAGAGggatatatacatacaaaaatatgtattttcaaaGCTGTACAACATGGAAGGCCAAAGCTAAAAacctttgtgtttgtgtgtgtgtgtgtgtgtgtgtacaaattaaacacttttttaactaaatgatttgtgtttattcatatatttttgagaATGTCACAGCTGGATCAAAATAGCCTACCAATGAAGATTATAGcatcccattaaaaaaaaactggtaaaaaactggtcatatttaaaaactggtaaaatatgacaataaataaatataggatttaaaaaaataaataaataaaaaaaacattcaaagttAAAAGCTCCAAATGTGCAATGTTTTAAGCTTCACATTCTGACATGTGAGAGATGTGTGATGCTTACTTGTGTATGGTGTAATGACAAAGGAAGAAGAGCGTATCGAATATGAGCATGCATGAGGCACATTCCCTGAAGGCATGGAAAGAAGACGGTGGTCTCTCCGGAAAATGCGTGCGCCGTCCCCACAGAAACAGCGCAGTTAAAGGTAAAACGCCAACCATGTATTTCCATAAAATTCGTGCAGCACACTGAAACCACTGATGCAAACCAATGACTTCACGGTGTATCCTGTACTTTTGGAGCCATCCCACATGTGGACTGAACACATCCAGAAGCATGAAGGGAGCAGAGAAGATGATATGTGTGCTAAAAGCTGTGCACACGGAAAAGTGGGGTGCCCTGAGAAGCACATGACGTTCCGCATATATGAAGTCCCAAACCCACCGAAGAAATGCATCGCCTCCGAAAAACAGTAAGAAGAGAACAATCATCCTTGTGAACGACTTCACATAACCGCAAACAGAGCAACAGCAGCGATGATGTCCTCCAGATGTGCTGATGGAAACCGTTTTCAACGCACAGGCTGAAGTTCACTTTCATTCTGACAAGTTTTATCACAGGCAGCGGGATGTGAACGCGAGCCCCGGTGGCGAAGACCGATCCTCCCACAACTGCAGCTTTACCAACTTAAAAGACAAGGTCACTtgatctgtatttttaaatacagatttttagctttaaaatcGACAATTTTGTTACTTGCTACACCTGTTAACCATaaaaagggatagttgaccccaaaatgaaaaattctgtcaatagaATTACTCACCACTGATCACTGgctaaaccactgatgtcacatgccaaatcaaaatgttttaatttgtgttccgaagatgaacgaaggtctatGAACGACAGGtgtggaacgacatgaggctgagtaattaataataaaaaaaattcatttttgagtCAACCTAAGGGGCATCTATGAATCGTGATTTTTGTTGCTAGCGGAAACAAAAACTTTATGTACATAAAATACACAGTGGCTAATTCAGAATActgtttctaaaatgtaattaactCAATATTAAGTTGCAGTGAATATaagcaaacattaaaaatgttatataaatcatCGTTATTGTAGGCAAACAGTCAAACAGTCACACCCACGTCTGCtttcaattaaat
Encoded here:
- the ch25hl3 gene encoding cholesterol 25-hydroxylase-like protein encodes the protein MIVLFLLFFGGDAFLRWVWDFIYAERHVLLRAPHFSVCTAFSTHIIFSAPFMLLDVFSPHVGWLQKYRIHREVIGLHQWFQCAARILWKYMVGVLPLTALFLWGRRTHFPERPPSSFHAFRECASCMLIFDTLFFLCHYTIHKIPWLFNNVHRIHHLNRDTFALAAQDASISELLSLQTLAFISTMLVGCHPFSEILFHLVNTWMAVEDHCGYDFPWALHRFLPFFGGPPHHLAHHQHFKGNYAPYFRHWDYIFGTSLPISVNEKDNR